A single window of Sporosarcina sp. 6E9 DNA harbors:
- the rbsK gene encoding ribokinase codes for MSSDIVVVGSINMDMVVTVSRQPKWGETILGSNSFMSPGGKGGNQAYAAGKLGASVAMIGRVGNDIFADQLLQNLEQVGVDVACVERVEDESTGMALININADGDNSIVVAPGANTLVTPDFIRKHEGVISQAKLVMAQLEIPLESVLEVAKIAKKYDIPFMLDPAPSMELPDELYELVQYIVPNESEIAELTGIGVSDKRSARVASVALLNKGVHTVFSKLGAGGVVVTNKNRTFLIEGYDVDVVDTTAAGDAFAGALATALVGGKDLWSATGFANAVGALTVTRSGAQVSMPDMDETEQFITSSTK; via the coding sequence ATGAGTTCAGATATTGTCGTTGTAGGAAGTATAAATATGGATATGGTAGTGACTGTTAGTCGGCAACCTAAGTGGGGAGAAACCATACTGGGTAGTAATTCATTTATGAGTCCGGGTGGAAAAGGTGGAAACCAAGCGTATGCTGCGGGCAAACTAGGGGCATCGGTCGCAATGATTGGTCGGGTTGGAAACGATATTTTTGCCGATCAGCTCCTCCAAAACTTGGAGCAAGTCGGAGTAGATGTCGCTTGTGTTGAACGAGTTGAAGACGAATCCACAGGAATGGCATTGATCAATATTAACGCAGACGGTGATAACAGTATCGTTGTAGCTCCGGGGGCTAATACACTTGTAACGCCTGACTTTATCAGAAAGCATGAGGGAGTTATCAGTCAGGCGAAGCTTGTTATGGCGCAGCTGGAAATTCCATTGGAATCTGTGCTAGAGGTTGCGAAGATTGCAAAGAAATATGACATTCCATTCATGCTTGATCCAGCGCCGTCTATGGAATTGCCAGATGAGCTTTATGAATTGGTGCAATATATTGTGCCGAACGAAAGTGAAATCGCTGAGCTAACGGGTATCGGAGTTTCCGATAAGCGTTCGGCAAGAGTTGCTAGCGTAGCGCTTTTAAACAAAGGGGTTCACACGGTATTTTCAAAGCTCGGTGCTGGGGGTGTTGTCGTGACTAATAAAAACAGGACCTTCCTAATCGAGGGATATGATGTCGATGTTGTGGATACAACCGCTGCAGGCGACGCATTTGCTGGTGCTTTAGCGACTGCGCTTGTAGGCGGCAAAGATTTATGGTCAGCAACCGGTTTTGCGAATGCGGTTGGCGCTTTAACTGTGACGCGTTCAGGCGCTCAAGTATCTATGCCAGATATGGATGAAACAGAACAATTTATAACAAGTTCAACAAAGTAA
- a CDS encoding LacI family DNA-binding transcriptional regulator codes for MKVTIMDVANHANVSKATVSRVINDNPKVANEIRQRVLLSIKELGYRPNAFARNLANNSSNVIGLILPDITNPYFPVIARGIEDAAHQEGFSLFISNTDNSSSIEQEYIQKMVGQQVGGIILIASILDEDKVNELDKLNIPFVLCDRFLTNTPFDTVSIDHYKASYEAVLHLIEKGHRKICHLSGPGLVQSAEMRRQAYSDAMQAHNLEPCIRIGDFSYASGYQLMTSILKESMPTAVFAANDLIALGAMNAIQEQNLKIPQDISVIGCDDILFAQMSTPKLSTISVPAYQIGVTAVDMLVERILGDRSVAKNLIMAHEFIQRES; via the coding sequence ATGAAGGTAACGATCATGGATGTGGCAAATCATGCAAATGTTTCAAAAGCAACCGTATCTCGAGTTATCAACGATAATCCAAAAGTTGCAAATGAAATTCGGCAAAGGGTTCTTCTATCCATTAAGGAACTAGGTTATCGTCCTAATGCCTTTGCTAGAAATTTAGCTAATAACAGCTCTAATGTGATTGGGCTGATTTTGCCTGACATTACGAATCCATACTTTCCTGTCATTGCGAGAGGAATTGAGGATGCTGCACATCAGGAAGGCTTTTCGTTGTTTATTAGTAACACGGATAATAGCTCGAGTATTGAACAAGAATATATCCAGAAAATGGTGGGGCAGCAAGTTGGCGGTATTATATTAATCGCCTCCATTTTGGACGAGGATAAAGTAAACGAATTAGATAAATTAAACATTCCTTTTGTTCTATGCGATCGATTTTTAACAAATACGCCATTTGATACGGTATCGATTGACCATTATAAAGCTTCGTATGAGGCAGTTTTGCACTTAATTGAGAAAGGGCATCGAAAGATTTGTCATCTTTCAGGACCGGGTCTCGTTCAGTCAGCAGAAATGCGGAGGCAGGCGTATAGCGATGCCATGCAGGCGCATAATCTCGAACCGTGCATTCGGATTGGAGACTTCAGTTATGCGTCTGGTTATCAGCTGATGACCTCGATTTTGAAGGAATCAATGCCGACAGCAGTATTTGCGGCAAATGACCTAATCGCATTGGGCGCCATGAATGCCATTCAAGAACAAAATTTGAAGATTCCACAAGATATTTCTGTGATTGGTTGCGATGATATTTTATTCGCACAAATGAGCACGCCTAAGTTAAGCACTATTTCTGTTCCGGCCTATCAAATCGGTGTCACAGCTGTTGATATGCTCGTTGAGCGGATTTTGGGAGACAGATCCGTAGCCAAGAACTTGATTATGGCGCATGAGTTTATACAAAGAGAATCATAG
- a CDS encoding heavy metal translocating P-type ATPase gives MSTKEQTLKISGMTCSACANRIEKGLSRIEGVEKANVNYALESSSIVYDPTKTNVNEFRERVERLGFGVVLEKVDFDITGMTCAACATRIEKRINKVEGVTKANVNFALESIAVEYDNSQVETSDMVNVVKKMGYELIPKQDGEEKMDHKEQEIKKQQRKFIFSLILTLPLLWTMVAHFSFLSFIYLPAIFMNPWLQLALATPVQFIVGAQFYKGAFNALRNKSANMDVLVALGTSAAYFYSLYLSIEWLNAGSVGSPELYFEASAVIITLIVLGKLFEVRAKGKTSQAIQKLLGLQAKTARILQDGIEKEVPIEQVVAGDVIVVKPGEKIPVDGKIIDGRSAIDESMITGESIPIDKVAGDVVIGATINKNGSLQIEATKVGKDTALAQIVKVVEEAQGSKADIQRLADRISGVFVPVVVVIAVVTFFIWYLAVTPGDFRSALIPTISILVIACPCALGLATPTSIMAGSGRAAEMGMLFKGGEHLENTRAVDTVVLDKTGTVTKGEPALTDITVTEGYSEDEVLQLIATAENQSEHPLARAIVRGGEEKGLTLLDVTDFEALPGYGIQANVRGKNVLVGTRKLMREREVSILDSEVAMEKLEAEGKTAMLIAVDQKLAGVVAVADTVKETSKEAVARMLELGLDVIMLTGDNQRTAEAIAKQVGIAHVIAEVLPEQKSEEVKKLQDQGKKVAMVGDGINDAPALATADIGMAVGTGTDIAIEAADITLMRGDLNSVADAIIMSRKTMRNIKQNLFFAFFYNTIGIPIAAIGLLAPWVAGTAMAFSSVSVVLNALRLQKVKL, from the coding sequence ATGTCAACAAAAGAACAAACGTTAAAAATTAGTGGCATGACATGTTCTGCTTGTGCAAACCGAATTGAGAAAGGTCTTTCCAGAATCGAAGGGGTCGAGAAGGCGAACGTAAACTATGCTTTGGAAAGTTCTTCGATTGTTTATGATCCCACGAAAACAAATGTAAATGAGTTCAGAGAAAGAGTTGAAAGGCTTGGTTTCGGTGTTGTCCTAGAAAAAGTAGATTTTGACATAACGGGAATGACTTGCGCAGCATGTGCGACAAGAATTGAGAAAAGAATTAACAAAGTGGAAGGCGTTACCAAAGCAAATGTAAATTTTGCGCTTGAATCGATTGCGGTTGAGTATGACAATAGCCAGGTCGAAACGAGCGATATGGTGAATGTGGTTAAAAAAATGGGTTACGAATTAATTCCGAAGCAAGATGGCGAAGAAAAGATGGATCATAAAGAACAAGAGATTAAGAAGCAACAAAGAAAGTTCATCTTTTCGCTAATTTTAACCCTACCATTGTTATGGACGATGGTCGCGCATTTTAGTTTTTTATCGTTTATTTACTTGCCGGCTATTTTTATGAATCCGTGGCTGCAATTAGCGCTTGCGACGCCAGTTCAATTCATTGTAGGAGCGCAATTTTATAAAGGGGCATTCAATGCGCTTAGAAATAAAAGTGCCAATATGGATGTCTTGGTGGCACTGGGCACCAGTGCGGCCTATTTCTACAGTCTCTATTTGTCGATTGAATGGTTGAATGCGGGTAGTGTAGGGAGCCCTGAATTATACTTTGAGGCTTCAGCGGTTATTATTACGCTAATTGTTCTCGGAAAACTATTTGAGGTTCGCGCGAAAGGGAAAACAAGTCAGGCGATTCAAAAACTGCTTGGTTTACAAGCGAAAACTGCGCGTATTCTACAAGACGGGATTGAAAAAGAAGTTCCGATTGAACAAGTGGTTGCAGGGGATGTCATCGTTGTGAAGCCGGGTGAAAAAATTCCGGTAGATGGTAAAATTATCGATGGACGTTCTGCGATTGATGAATCGATGATTACGGGAGAAAGTATTCCGATTGATAAAGTTGCAGGTGATGTGGTCATCGGTGCAACGATCAATAAAAATGGTTCTTTGCAAATTGAAGCGACAAAAGTTGGAAAAGATACAGCGTTAGCACAAATTGTTAAAGTTGTTGAAGAGGCGCAAGGGTCGAAAGCGGATATTCAACGATTAGCAGATAGAATTTCAGGCGTATTCGTGCCGGTTGTTGTGGTAATTGCGGTTGTGACGTTTTTCATCTGGTATTTGGCTGTTACACCTGGTGATTTCCGTTCGGCATTGATCCCAACGATTTCGATATTGGTCATTGCTTGTCCTTGTGCACTGGGATTGGCTACACCGACATCGATTATGGCAGGGTCGGGAAGAGCTGCTGAAATGGGCATGCTCTTTAAAGGTGGAGAGCATTTGGAAAATACACGTGCCGTTGATACAGTTGTTTTGGATAAAACAGGAACGGTTACAAAAGGTGAACCGGCTTTAACAGATATTACTGTGACAGAAGGCTATTCTGAAGATGAAGTTTTACAACTAATTGCGACAGCGGAAAACCAATCGGAGCATCCGTTGGCCAGGGCGATTGTTCGTGGGGGAGAAGAAAAAGGTCTAACCCTACTTGATGTCACTGATTTCGAAGCTCTACCGGGTTACGGCATTCAAGCGAACGTTCGTGGTAAAAACGTGTTAGTTGGTACAAGAAAACTGATGAGAGAACGCGAAGTTTCAATTTTGGATTCCGAAGTTGCGATGGAAAAACTGGAGGCTGAGGGGAAAACTGCGATGCTGATTGCGGTGGACCAGAAGCTTGCAGGTGTCGTGGCAGTTGCGGATACGGTTAAAGAAACGTCTAAAGAAGCGGTTGCCCGTATGCTGGAATTAGGTCTTGATGTGATTATGTTGACAGGTGACAACCAACGAACGGCAGAGGCAATTGCCAAACAAGTCGGTATAGCTCATGTTATAGCGGAAGTCTTACCGGAACAGAAAAGTGAAGAAGTGAAAAAGTTACAAGATCAAGGCAAGAAAGTCGCCATGGTCGGCGATGGGATTAATGATGCTCCTGCACTTGCGACAGCTGATATCGGGATGGCAGTGGGAACGGGAACGGATATTGCGATTGAAGCGGCAGATATTACACTGATGCGCGGCGATTTGAACAGTGTTGCGGATGCGATCATCATGAGTCGAAAAACGATGCGCAATATTAAGCAAAACTTGTTTTTCGCTTTCTTCTACAACACAATCGGCATTCCAATTGCAGCAATTGGTTTGTTAGCGCCTTGGGTTGCAGGCACAGCGATGGCATTTAGTTCAGTTTCAGTTGTTTTGAATGCATTGCGGTTACAAAAAGTTAAACTTTAA
- the copZ gene encoding copper chaperone CopZ produces MKEVLKVEGMSCNHCVNSIETSVGALTGVSAVQVDLGKNEVAVEYSNEATLAKVKETIEDQGFDLA; encoded by the coding sequence ATGAAAGAAGTTTTAAAAGTAGAAGGTATGTCGTGCAATCATTGTGTAAATTCAATCGAAACAAGCGTTGGTGCACTAACGGGTGTTTCAGCCGTCCAAGTAGATCTTGGGAAAAATGAGGTTGCAGTGGAATATAGTAACGAAGCGACATTAGCTAAGGTGAAAGAAACAATTGAAGACCAAGGATTTGACCTTGCTTAA